The following are encoded in a window of Chloroflexota bacterium genomic DNA:
- a CDS encoding Gfo/Idh/MocA family oxidoreductase, whose translation MSAASAQDRPLRAAVVGARIGRTHAAGYAASERADLVAICDAIESRCHALADAHDVQARYTDFETMLREQRPEVLSIATPQATHAPLTILAASRYKPAAILCEKAMAGNLGEARAMLETCDRNGVKLAIGHQGRWLPAFEEARDAVAAGDIGAPVFARVGCTVGGITNHLTHALDRMLFMLGEPEIEWVLGNVQRETDRWERGWPSEEMAVAVVGLAGGMRLGLESETPDAPGLEAHTHLIVGTDGLLIVSRDGRGTDYAVRIVGRDGHTRDIPAGGGYYDDARLRETDALAAWAAGEVDEHRGDAHLAIKTQEGLMAIYESARIRGLVRLPLKTMASPLIQMIESGELPVRYPGRYDIRHHTAGYRS comes from the coding sequence GTGTCCGCCGCATCTGCCCAGGACCGACCCCTGCGCGCCGCCGTCGTCGGCGCCCGCATCGGACGCACGCATGCCGCCGGCTACGCCGCCAGCGAGCGCGCCGATCTGGTGGCGATCTGCGACGCCATCGAGTCGCGCTGCCACGCGCTGGCCGACGCGCACGACGTGCAGGCCCGCTACACCGACTTCGAGACCATGCTGCGCGAGCAGCGGCCCGAGGTCCTCAGCATCGCCACCCCGCAGGCCACCCACGCGCCGCTCACCATCCTCGCCGCCAGCCGCTACAAGCCCGCCGCCATCCTGTGCGAGAAGGCCATGGCCGGCAATCTGGGCGAGGCGCGCGCCATGCTGGAGACCTGTGACAGGAACGGCGTGAAGCTCGCCATCGGGCACCAGGGCCGCTGGCTGCCGGCCTTCGAGGAGGCACGGGACGCAGTGGCCGCCGGTGATATCGGCGCCCCGGTCTTCGCCCGCGTGGGCTGCACCGTCGGCGGCATCACCAATCACCTCACCCATGCCCTAGACCGCATGCTCTTCATGCTGGGAGAGCCCGAGATCGAATGGGTGTTGGGCAACGTCCAGCGCGAGACCGACCGCTGGGAGCGCGGCTGGCCTAGCGAGGAAATGGCCGTGGCGGTCGTCGGGCTGGCCGGCGGCATGCGGCTGGGCCTGGAAAGCGAAACGCCCGACGCGCCGGGTCTGGAGGCCCACACCCACCTCATCGTGGGCACGGACGGTCTATTGATCGTGTCCCGGGACGGCCGCGGTACCGACTATGCCGTGCGCATCGTGGGCCGCGACGGACACACCCGCGACATCCCCGCCGGCGGCGGCTACTACGACGACGCCCGCCTACGCGAAACCGACGCCCTCGCGGCCTGGGCCGCAGGCGAGGTCGACGAGCATCGCGGCGACGCCCACCTCGCCATCAAGACCCAGGAAGGCCTCATGGCCATCTACGAGTCGGCCCGCATCCGCGGCCTCGTGCGCCTGCCGCTCAAGACCATGGCCTCGCCGCTCATCCAGATGATCGAGTCCGGCGAGCTCCCCGTGCGCTACCCCGGCCGCTACGACATCCGCCACCACACGGCGGGCTACCGGAGCTAG
- a CDS encoding extracellular solute-binding protein, producing MANPSPSPGARRPLNPPPRTAAGRCSRRAILRALPLAVAAGITGCDLGPADTELPPLTPLPVEVVNVPRYTPTPSPTQSAPTTLAAAEATPLPAGTTIQFAGWGTPAELNALRQSLAAFEQAQPEVDLDVRLDNALAGDGMRAGLVDGIDADVVRVAADDVFDLSAGGYLAPLDEFVARDLELDDLAPAAIEARTGPGGEMTALSIGAAYLGVFYNEAHLALAGVEPPSSWEDPWSIAEFEFAARRLTAADEDRVDRYGLAAVPWVTRAAMAGAAGLGGADAFFTPDQTRSTMQSAVHARTLGRMARWRSQSQIELGIEERFGTPFNGGQVALYVDASDFAPLVRPTIPWGVAPLPAWTDGSPVTEGLEICVGVNGAGEDLEPAWRLAQFFLESEAQRALARTDAAVPFRRSVLREPAFRDPNRLPTDRTAWSGAIAHDLQTPSNPGSKAWHVLTGAPIEAVRRGDVEVEAYLEQADDLITRQLEAHEWSLAKDVAGYRRPPSLGNVMLREFDERREEKRRGSAP from the coding sequence GTGGCGAACCCATCCCCATCGCCGGGCGCTCGGCGCCCGCTCAATCCGCCGCCGCGCACAGCCGCCGGCCGCTGTTCGCGGCGCGCCATCCTGCGCGCCCTGCCGCTGGCCGTGGCAGCCGGAATCACGGGTTGCGATCTAGGTCCGGCGGACACGGAACTGCCGCCGTTGACTCCGCTCCCGGTCGAAGTCGTCAACGTGCCACGGTATACGCCAACGCCGAGCCCGACGCAGTCCGCGCCCACGACCCTCGCCGCGGCGGAAGCCACGCCGCTTCCGGCCGGCACGACGATCCAATTCGCCGGCTGGGGGACGCCCGCCGAGCTGAACGCGCTGCGCCAATCGCTGGCGGCGTTTGAGCAGGCGCAGCCCGAGGTCGATCTCGACGTGCGGCTGGACAACGCCTTGGCCGGGGATGGCATGCGCGCCGGGCTGGTCGACGGCATTGACGCGGACGTGGTCCGGGTGGCGGCGGACGACGTGTTCGACCTTTCGGCCGGCGGCTACCTGGCGCCACTGGACGAGTTCGTGGCGCGCGACCTCGAGCTGGACGATCTGGCGCCGGCTGCCATCGAGGCGCGGACAGGGCCAGGCGGGGAGATGACCGCTCTCAGCATCGGCGCGGCGTACCTCGGCGTGTTTTACAACGAGGCTCACCTCGCGTTGGCCGGGGTCGAGCCGCCGTCGAGCTGGGAGGACCCATGGTCGATCGCCGAGTTCGAGTTTGCGGCGCGACGACTCACGGCGGCGGATGAAGACCGCGTGGATCGCTATGGCCTCGCCGCCGTGCCCTGGGTGACGCGAGCCGCGATGGCCGGTGCGGCAGGGCTTGGTGGGGCGGACGCGTTCTTCACTCCGGATCAGACCCGATCCACGATGCAGTCGGCCGTGCACGCGCGCACCTTAGGGCGCATGGCGCGCTGGCGGAGCCAGTCGCAGATTGAGCTTGGCATCGAGGAGCGCTTTGGGACGCCGTTCAACGGCGGGCAGGTGGCGCTGTACGTCGACGCCAGCGACTTCGCACCGCTGGTGCGGCCGACGATTCCGTGGGGCGTGGCGCCGCTGCCCGCGTGGACGGACGGATCTCCGGTGACGGAAGGGCTGGAGATCTGCGTTGGCGTCAATGGCGCCGGCGAAGACCTCGAGCCGGCCTGGCGGCTGGCCCAGTTCTTTCTGGAGTCCGAGGCTCAGCGGGCGCTGGCGCGCACCGACGCCGCCGTCCCGTTTCGGCGCTCGGTGCTGCGCGAGCCGGCCTTTCGCGACCCCAACCGCCTGCCCACGGACCGCACCGCCTGGAGCGGCGCCATTGCGCACGACTTGCAGACGCCCTCGAATCCTGGATCGAAGGCGTGGCATGTGTTGACCGGAGCCCCGATCGAAGCCGTACGCCGCGGCGACGTCGAGGTCGAGGCATATCTCGAACAGGCGGACGACCTGATTACCCGCCAGCTGGAGGCGCATGAGTGGTCGCTGGCGAAGGATGTGGCGGGCTACCGCCGACCGCCGTCGCTGGGCAACGTGATGCTGCGCGAGTTCGACGAGCGCCGGGAGGAAAAGCGCCGGGGCTCGGCTCCCTAG
- a CDS encoding Gfo/Idh/MocA family oxidoreductase, with translation MTMYRAGIVGLGVGKRHAGAYTGSDATDLVAIADLDAALLDEVGRTFEVPHRYTSLEAMLEHETLDIVSVATPCQHHAPMVIAAAEARPKAIICEKPMAPDMGGVEAMIAACDEHGVKLVISHMRRQLPQFAHARRLIAEGAIGRPLACTVSAQEGGLLNQGSHVVDLVRFMLADPAVEWAVGQVQRETDRYERALPVEDLCGGVIAFEGGTRLVLDVDIGANPTIGNWGFVLAGDEGVLRISTHSAHGREAFDLHLTSSAHGEMDLASTEFPEVDPWVAQVDKLATWIDGGPEHVQSIARTLPSHQALMAIYESARTRSRVTLPLSTRRSPLEAMIEDGQLTVRYPGAYDIRHAGVYPPVEA, from the coding sequence ATGACGATGTATCGCGCCGGCATCGTAGGGCTTGGCGTCGGCAAGCGGCACGCCGGCGCCTACACGGGTAGCGACGCGACCGATCTCGTCGCCATCGCCGACCTCGACGCCGCGCTCTTGGACGAGGTCGGCCGCACCTTCGAGGTGCCGCACCGCTACACCAGCCTCGAGGCCATGCTGGAGCACGAGACGCTCGACATTGTCAGCGTCGCCACCCCCTGCCAGCACCATGCGCCCATGGTCATCGCCGCCGCCGAGGCCCGCCCCAAGGCCATCATCTGCGAGAAGCCCATGGCGCCCGACATGGGCGGCGTCGAAGCCATGATCGCGGCCTGCGACGAGCACGGCGTCAAGCTCGTCATCAGCCACATGCGCCGGCAGCTCCCCCAATTCGCTCATGCGCGTCGGCTAATCGCCGAGGGCGCCATCGGCCGGCCCCTCGCCTGCACCGTGAGCGCCCAGGAAGGCGGTCTGCTGAACCAGGGCTCCCACGTCGTCGACCTGGTGCGCTTCATGCTCGCTGACCCGGCGGTCGAGTGGGCCGTGGGTCAGGTGCAGCGCGAAACCGACCGCTACGAGCGCGCCCTACCCGTCGAGGACCTCTGCGGGGGCGTCATCGCCTTCGAAGGCGGTACGCGTCTCGTGCTCGACGTGGACATCGGCGCCAACCCCACCATCGGCAACTGGGGCTTCGTGCTGGCGGGCGATGAAGGAGTGCTCCGCATCTCCACCCACTCGGCGCATGGCCGCGAGGCTTTCGACCTGCATCTAACGTCGTCCGCCCACGGCGAGATGGATCTTGCGTCAACGGAGTTCCCGGAGGTCGATCCCTGGGTCGCCCAAGTCGACAAGCTGGCCACCTGGATCGACGGCGGCCCGGAGCACGTGCAGTCCATCGCGCGCACCCTGCCGTCGCACCAAGCCCTCATGGCCATCTACGAGTCCGCGCGCACCCGCTCACGCGTAACCTTGCCGCTCTCGACCCGCCGCTCGCCTCTCGAGGCCATGATCGAGGACGGCCAACTGACCGTTCGCTATCCGGGCGCCTACGACATCCGCCATGCCGGGGTCTATCCCCCGGTGGAGGCCTGA
- a CDS encoding alpha-L-rhamnosidase N-terminal domain-containing protein, with protein MHPATPPELRSVRQWTGRWIWVEGERKPFHFFLYARRSFDLAEAPTTAQLRITASDRYALWVNGTYIARGPARSDPRRKSYDIHDVAAHLRSGANTIAVRAYHYATPRQGDGWASWSGNAYGVGERAGLWAQLETENADGATSTIGTDAAWRVHEAKAWDRTIKVIHSLVGPPEVFDAAADPPDWMQPEFDDGDWDSAWEVPTRDYDWVLLEARETALLDEREVFPARVAATGEVIEESRGAVRDLPERLVQEVHFPLEHAAIENADALMRSDGVTQMQGVFARGHGIRSPFIVLDFGRQLFGFPRVRLTASAGAIVDMTYGQQIIDNRIPPGAPYGDRYLAREGRQVWEPAEYKQFRYLHLCVRSNYAPVHIESISVDEYVYPAERRGAFECGEPLLGALWTACADTAYLNFEDTLVHEGFRERAIFNTGDGSHVMHMCFAAYGDLTLTDRFMRLVPLSNRGDGMLQMVYPPENPQRYVVANFLFQWSMRVREHYLHTGRRWVLEELYRSVPPQIDWYEPHRDADGLLRNLPLQNTLDWTANDLRGASFITNALYVGGLEDAAWLADRVGVPRDAKRWRRIAADVRETLRRRFWDEDRGLFYDSDRATGADGVYSDISNAYAILYGIAPPERRAAVARAIVEQYDDLVQATPLFFGYVADAILGAGLIDEGLDLIKRRYRPMLESTDNPMIWELWDPFTGGHRIVEDSDYAQRHDENLVRPMSTRSLAHTGGILVGYVLSTRVLGVTPTSPGFDTCRIAPRTGSLPRVEGTFPTPHGDIAVRWRRTAGGQALDVEVPRGVEAEVVLERSADPGGTLVYRDSETTLDDAEAVAAAGFVVTDGEVRTTVRTGTHAFELRAGG; from the coding sequence ATGCATCCAGCGACGCCGCCGGAGTTGCGTTCGGTGCGGCAGTGGACCGGGCGCTGGATATGGGTGGAGGGCGAGCGCAAGCCGTTCCACTTCTTCCTCTATGCGCGGCGCTCGTTCGATCTCGCCGAGGCCCCCACGACGGCACAGCTGCGCATCACCGCCTCGGACCGCTACGCACTCTGGGTCAACGGGACGTACATCGCTCGCGGCCCGGCGCGCAGCGACCCGCGCCGCAAGAGCTATGACATCCACGACGTCGCGGCGCACCTGCGGTCCGGCGCCAACACCATCGCCGTGCGGGCCTATCACTACGCCACGCCTCGCCAAGGCGACGGCTGGGCGAGCTGGAGCGGCAACGCCTATGGCGTGGGCGAGCGCGCGGGCCTTTGGGCGCAGCTGGAGACCGAGAATGCGGACGGCGCAACCTCGACGATAGGCACCGACGCTGCCTGGCGGGTGCATGAGGCCAAGGCCTGGGACCGGACGATCAAGGTCATCCACTCGCTGGTGGGTCCGCCGGAGGTCTTTGACGCGGCCGCCGACCCGCCCGACTGGATGCAGCCGGAGTTCGACGACGGCGACTGGGACTCGGCCTGGGAAGTCCCCACCCGAGACTACGACTGGGTGCTGCTGGAGGCCCGGGAAACGGCGCTGCTGGACGAGCGGGAGGTGTTTCCCGCGCGGGTGGCGGCCACGGGCGAGGTGATCGAGGAGAGCCGCGGGGCCGTCCGCGATCTGCCGGAGCGCCTGGTGCAGGAAGTGCACTTTCCGCTGGAGCACGCGGCGATCGAGAACGCCGACGCTCTGATGAGGTCGGACGGCGTGACCCAGATGCAGGGCGTGTTCGCCCGTGGGCACGGCATCCGGTCGCCGTTCATCGTGCTGGACTTTGGGCGACAGCTCTTCGGGTTCCCCCGCGTGCGGCTGACGGCGTCCGCCGGGGCCATCGTGGACATGACCTACGGCCAGCAAATCATCGACAACCGCATCCCGCCCGGCGCGCCCTACGGCGATCGCTATCTGGCCCGCGAGGGCCGGCAGGTGTGGGAGCCGGCGGAATACAAGCAGTTTCGCTATCTGCACCTGTGCGTGCGCAGCAACTACGCCCCTGTGCACATCGAGTCGATCTCGGTGGACGAATACGTGTATCCGGCGGAGCGGCGCGGCGCCTTCGAGTGCGGCGAACCGCTGCTCGGCGCGCTGTGGACCGCCTGCGCCGACACGGCCTACCTCAACTTCGAAGACACGCTGGTGCACGAGGGCTTCCGCGAGCGGGCGATCTTCAACACCGGCGACGGCAGCCACGTGATGCACATGTGCTTCGCGGCCTATGGCGATCTGACGCTCACCGACCGCTTCATGCGGCTGGTACCGCTGAGCAATCGCGGCGACGGGATGCTGCAGATGGTCTATCCGCCCGAGAACCCACAGCGCTACGTGGTGGCCAACTTCCTGTTCCAGTGGAGCATGCGCGTTCGCGAGCACTACCTGCACACCGGGCGGCGCTGGGTGCTGGAGGAGCTGTATCGCAGCGTGCCGCCCCAGATCGACTGGTATGAGCCGCACCGCGACGCCGACGGCCTGCTGCGCAATCTGCCGCTGCAGAACACGCTGGACTGGACGGCCAACGACCTGCGCGGGGCCAGCTTCATCACCAACGCGCTCTACGTGGGCGGGTTGGAGGACGCGGCCTGGCTGGCGGATCGGGTGGGCGTGCCGCGCGACGCCAAGCGCTGGCGGCGCATCGCCGCCGACGTGCGCGAGACGCTGCGCCGCCGGTTTTGGGACGAGGATCGCGGGCTGTTCTACGACAGCGACCGGGCGACCGGGGCGGACGGCGTCTACAGCGATATCTCCAATGCCTACGCCATCCTCTACGGCATCGCGCCGCCGGAGCGCCGCGCGGCGGTGGCGCGCGCGATCGTGGAGCAATACGACGACCTGGTGCAGGCCACGCCGCTGTTCTTCGGCTACGTGGCCGACGCGATCCTGGGCGCGGGGCTGATCGACGAGGGACTCGATCTCATCAAGCGGCGGTATCGCCCGATGCTGGAGTCCACCGACAACCCGATGATCTGGGAGCTGTGGGACCCGTTCACCGGCGGCCACCGCATCGTCGAGGACTCCGACTACGCCCAGCGTCATGACGAAAACCTCGTGCGACCGATGTCCACGCGCAGCTTGGCGCATACCGGCGGCATCCTGGTGGGCTACGTGCTTTCGACGCGAGTGCTGGGGGTCACGCCGACCAGTCCGGGATTCGACACCTGCCGCATCGCCCCGCGGACCGGGTCACTGCCGCGAGTGGAGGGGACGTTCCCAACGCCTCACGGAGACATCGCGGTGCGCTGGCGGCGGACGGCTGGCGGGCAGGCGCTGGACGTGGAGGTGCCGCGAGGGGTTGAAGCCGAAGTCGTGCTCGAGCGCTCGGCTGATCCAGGCGGGACGCTGGTCTACCGGGACTCCGAGACGACGCTGGACGACGCCGAGGCGGTGGCCGCGGCTGGCTTCGTGGTCACGGACGGCGAGGTGCGCACGACCGTGCGCACGGGGACGCACGCCTTCGAGCTGCGAGCGGGGGGCTAG